The sequence below is a genomic window from Cucumis melo cultivar AY chromosome 5, USDA_Cmelo_AY_1.0, whole genome shotgun sequence.
CAAAGTTGAGCTTGAGCTGAATTACTAGACATATCTCTTGGTTCACTTGTTGGACCTAATTTGGTGGCTTCCATCCATTCTTCTGTTCTTGCCTGCCCCTCATTATCCGAAAAAAAGTTAAGATTTTAGAATTTCaatgttatatttgaaaaacatTTCAAAATTGTATTTTGAACCCTActtaaaacaaaaaagtaaaaattggACAGAAACGAGTAAGGTTAAACGAGTGGTTTTAAACAGTTTTATTTAACTTGACAAAGAAAGATTTAAGGGAAGATTCCAATTCAAAAAAATGGTCATGTCTAACCAATAAGTAAACTATAAAAGTACGAAAACTAAAATGACCATATCTAGCCATTAAGTAAATATAAAACTTTAGTATAGAGACTACTAACTAAAATAAGATTTAATTTTTGGAGAGAGTTACCGAAACTTATTTCAAGTAAAAAGCAAAAGAAAGTAATAGAGAGTTGGAACGACCTGGGTCTGGCCTTTGGTTTGGCCAGCATTCAAACTTTGCTGCATGTTAGacatatatttctttttctttttccctttctttgGTTTGGAAAATAAGAAACTTGAATTGGAAGCTGTAAAACTAATTAAGGTGactttttgtattttgtattttgtttttgtgtttttttctttttggtttttttgATTTTTGAACATTATTTAGGGCAGTTTATATAGGTTAAGAGTTCGATTTGTTAGACTGATATGTGGAGGACGAAAGAGAGAATTTCTGCTTAAGAATTGGGAATTTTTACTCACTCAATACTTAATAAtattgagaaaaaaatggaCAACCAATTGCTTAATTGccataataattttatttggttgttgCTTAACTTTTGAGCTTTGGTATTGTTAGATTTATTATGAAACTTTGAAGATTTGATTAATAATTTGAGTTGAGCTCTTGAGGATTTACTGATATCGGGGGTAATCCCTTTTAATTATGATATATAGGTTTAGTGccttaattaattatgttgTAATACTATACCTTTTTATATCATAGGAGATGCTTATAATATTGAAAACATCATGTGTATTCCTTTCAAAATTTCGTATAgctaaaacattaaaaaaactTCTCTGCCTAAAGATCACGAGCAAcggacaaccactaagttgacctactaatctcaggaccaagaacccaattgtgggactcgtttttgtgAAGGAAATCGTTTAGAGAGAAGGAAGATTGTAGGTGAATcgtttagagtttttttttatgagaATCATCGTCATTTCTCATTCTGAAATGAGaagtttaaatagaaaaaatacatgcaatttatttcatataaactcaacacctaattaatccattaactattaatggaattagtgacTTCTAATTGCATTACaatctgccacatttcccactaacatttagtagaaaatatatttagtcaaagggcaatttggtcattttgaccaattcccgagtatgaatccgcattcatttttctaaaatttaaatcatatttgaatataaattcgatcaaagttttgtttttcaaagtcaaaaattaacatgttgacttttacaactttaaccgtttcaaaactttccaaacttttaaatatgaatctacattcatatttatttaaatcatatttaaacacaaagcttaaagtttatatctaccgacttatatcttatatacttgtcagtttctctctcttttcctaattcgaacaatttgaattattccaatgTATTGTTCTAATTATTCCAATGTATTGTTCTTAGAtaaatccatatgagctagtaggggaacctaatgaacctatagatcatggactccaacgattcgagattaactggttaaactcttttaaaccaagcttaatcaacattcgttaactaatgagtcattccactaaagactcatagttgcactcccttcattatagatatatttctgtccacctgatataaccatgatgagtaagtcgatcattcacaggttgttcataatcttggctgggtcaaaataccgttttacccccgagattacatcttgctccttaagacccactgatccactattgaacaattggtttaaggtccaacctataaacctgaatccttcttgggccaatgagaaggtggggccccttgttcaaggtttggattcagtccttaagggaacaacctatctactatcccaaaagtgggtaggagtgaattacgtcttgcaccctatgtccctagctatccactcggtcttatccctaaaatgagaggcttattgggaCAGCGACAAAAaactgccctcacctatgcagatataaggatactaccgaatgaacaaaagttcatagttagctcaagattaagatcaagttacctaagtcatcataattgaaatattcaatttatagtttacagtgttataactaaaagtgactatttcgtggttccagtcttatgcaaaccatttacataggatgccttcACTCCCATatctttacatgaacgattcagaattacgtcgtttgtactaattacggagcgggccacatccatagtgtttttttcaaaataaggcgcccaaccttatgttgggttttatgtcctaaaactcatagatagtaaatataatcaattgactgccattaataaagtgttttattattataatttcaataagtgttattgattatattattagttttgtcttaataacctaaatccaataaactaacatcctaagttgtgttgatgagtcttgaacagtatgtagagacatacagggatcaatgttcaagattagcttaaagggtctatagtatagggttaaagTTGGGTActttatcctgttaacactatggatacgactcactttgtatttgatacaaacacatcgatccaatgtgttcatgtatgcgacatgcgagtgagggtatcctatgcaatgagtttgcataagactggaccacgaaatagtaatcactagatgtaactctgttaactagttgaatttctatttcattaggatgacctaggtgactgagtcttaatcctgagtgtattatgacctcttgtttgcgagggattgtcctttgatttgtatgggtgagagtggccaaattgccgactcaatatgtttatcattttggggacaagacaaAGTGGgaagctgggaacataatcacacaagatggaattcactccttcccacctttaggtaagtagataagtgttccattaaatggtgtctccgggacttgaacaaagggccctaccctctctatggcacaagaggggtttctgtttagtggttggaccataaacaggttgttcattagaggagcactggtatttaaggactagaggtaacccaggggtaaaacggtaatttgacccagctggtgttacgaacacttgtgaaggactaacttactggtattggtttatatctgtggacacaaaaatatatctacagtaagaagagttcagctgtgagtttttagtggagtgtacacacagttaacaaatattgattaatgtagttgatgagtttagctaattaatctaaTATCATTGTAGCTTATGATCTGTAGATCCATTAGGTCCCATTcgtagctcataaagagtaatgagatttatttatattggttgtaatttgaaatgttgaaatttactttgggaattaatataatgtatattgatacattataatataaaaagtttatattttaattagactttattacataaatttaattttggatatgattcaaaattaaattacgagagaataaaatatttgaataagttcaaatattagtttaatttgaattagattcatattaaaactataagttaaaatttaatgtgtatatgatacatattaaaactataggtcatgagagaaatttatatttgaatatgattcaaattatggattaaattaaatataagatatttaatttagaaattaattaattggagaattaattaatagtttagtttaatttgatttaattaaattaattaaattaaaactatcgGTTATGCGAGAgttattcatttaaatatgatttaaatgaaaatattaattaaatatgatttaattaattatttatttaatttaattaattaattatttaattaaattaattaatttgtttaatatatattaatttaataattattattaagttaatagggaaagTGGGTGCTTTTCCCAtgttcccatttattatctccaactttcCACTTCTTCCGTCTGTGGAATTTGCGTAACAATCAAAGAGGTGTTCTGCAAATAAGAAGAAACtccattctctctgaaaaatttctcaaaatttcctgattccaattttggttcccacaaaccatataatcagagaataggaaggtttccaagtggtggtgcccaaattggtgatcggtagattcagagtcgtcaacaaGCATacgttttcttctctgtatttttcttcaaagcatgtttaactaTCAAAattgtttctgtaatttttgttaatgtattggtaattttaaggttccaattaaaattgagtttatgTAAttggttttcatcccttcaccttattcatacactataaactatttgggctattaactcgaacttaatccatctTATGTCTCTAcgtaaagttcaagtatatggACAAACTTATTAAAGTAGCCTTGGGACCTTAATACttagttttaagattatagcatttaataataaactttattgaatcaaataacaaaataaagttttaggacataaattccaacatggGCATCTAATTTCAGATCCaattctttctcttcttccttttcttcttgtTCCTTCTCAACCCTGTGTAGATGTTGCTCAAAGTCTTTTAGTGTCTGGGTAGAAGATTACAGTATATTTTACAATTATGTTAACTACATGCATTCTCAATCATATACAAGTACAATGTATTTTACATTAACAACATATACTAGTTAGTTGCCGATGCATTTGAACAACTAGCTTGTTGATTTTTCATGTGTTCAATAATGTTATTCAACGTGTGGCCCAAGTCTTCAACCTTTTTATTCATGTTTTTCTGATAGACTTCAGGGAATTAAACATGTCttccattttgtttctttgcttctttcaatttgttttaataatttgttCAATCTCTCGACTTTTTGAGACATAAATGACATGTCTCTATTCAATGACATTTGAGCCACTCTTTCCATTATGTTGACTCCTGATTTTATCTTCTGCCTCTTTTACAATTCTTTTTTCATCCTCAAGGAATAGTGCAAATTATGGCATTGTGGCTTCATCAGGTATTGCCAGCAGTGGGCATATTTCAAGTTGTTACCACGAATAAAAAACATTTAGTAAGTTAGCAAAACAATGTATAATGAGAGGTTTTTTGCTATTGATACAAGAATTCCATACCATCGAAGAATCAAACACTTTCTGCTTCAAGTCTTTTCACTTAAGCTGTGTATTTTACAGCCCAattgattatttaatattatcctTGCAAAGAAGTTGGGTGGAAAACTCAAGGTCAGTATTACCTTGTATGCCAAAGCTAGGATTAGGAAAATATGAACCCTCCCATTGATATTTTCGTCCGCCCTTTACTATATATAACTCAATTCATAAATTTAACCAGCAGATTAAATGCCACCCTACCCTATGGGTAGCTGTCAAACAATTTTTCGTCATCCACCATAAGGATATGGTCCCTACATGTAGGTTTCCTTGTTTCGGTATCAAAAAGCTTTCAAGAAAATATAGTTTCGCCATTTTAAGATGGTCATCGTCAGTTCTAGCGGTGCTTGTTTAAATATTGCCTTGTAACATATTTCAAACTATCAAAATACATTTTCTTTAAAGCCCCTCCTCCCTTAATGTCTTCCTTTTTCACCTTTGGTATTTCTCCACAATTGAAGCCTGATATTAATGTGAATTCCCTCAAACCAAATTTCAACACCCACCCCTATCAGGAAATTTAGTTAAGTTGTTGACTTAGGTTTCACATTCTTTGAATAAGGTGAAGTAGGAGTTGTGATGACTGGTTTGTAATGGAGAAATCCATTAAATGTCCAAATATCCCTTCTTTGAACCCATTAGTCAATGTTTCTCCTAGGTTTTCCTTGACCTTTTTTACTACGGTGCTTTTTGTTTACAATTTTATTCTAAGGGGTTCGTTGCGCCTTGTAGAACACATGAGGTATACAGAGTTCTAATATGTATGTGTAATCATAATTGAATTCATATAAAAATTGAACTTATATAATGTTGAGTCACATATAACACCCTAGACAGATCAATTCTCCAAAACAGATCAATGGCAGATATAAGTTGAAATCAAGCAATATATAGGCAAACTATCAATGCAACAAACAGTACAAATCTAATGTacttcaaatatatattattgattTCACCTTAAAATATCTTTAATCTACAAATGCAACAAACAAATTAATGCCAGGTATGAGTGAAAATTGAGTGATACAGAGGCAAAACACATAAATACAATGCACTTCAAAGAATTCAGACCAAAATACAATGTAGTTGATCAACCATACCTCAATTTTTTCTTGCGTCATAAGGGCTTCCCCTTGTGCCTGTTGGattcttttcccttttcctttttcttgtcGCTTTTTACCTATGATTTGTTATGTACTGTGatttattgatatatatatatatatatatatatatatatatatatatatatatatatatatatatatatatatatatgaaaccTTTATATGTATTACAAGTTATAAATGGTTACCTTCTTCCTCTTGTTTGTATCCTTTGTTCCTATACTGTCATCTAAAGATTATTCTGCTGTCGTCGTTGCGTCTTCTTGTGTTTTTGACGTATGGGCTTCATTGTCCTCTGtttcatcttttctttagtTTGGTCTTCTTGTTCTCTTTAATCGTCTTTACGTTCATTACTCTTCTGTCCATTAAGATTCATTGGTTAATATGTATTCTTAATATACCAAATACAATATACTTTATTAAATGAAGTATTAGAATGTTGATATTATATCTTCTTGTCTCTTTGGGTTTCTACCTCTTGCTCTTCCTACATTTGTTAGACGAATTTCCTTTTGGTAGCCTATACATTTTCCTTGTGGTTTACAATTAGGTTGTATTACTTAAAAAATCAAGGCAATAAAGACAGAGTACCAAACTTTTGATCCTGCATTTTTTATTTGCACcacattttcttcttttgtagGATCATTCTATTCTTTGCCACACTTGCCTCTGGATCGTCAAACCATTGAATCTTCTGTTTTCTATTGTAGATATGCTGATATGCATATTAATATAAAACATTAATCAAAAGTTGTTTGGATGTTGCAAACAAGTCTTTCTAGATTTCTTCTGTTATAGAATTATTTTTTGATCTTATGCATATTCTAATATTCTTTGCACTATTAGTGATACCTTCTAATCTGCTtaattatttatctattttGTTCTTACTATTTatctttgttattttaaaaGGAGTATTAGCATACAACATATTAGTGATTTTGTCATGTTGAAAAAAGTAATTACATGCATACCTCGTCCTCACTTTTCAGAATTATTGGTTTTGTTGTTGGTTTCTTCGAACTAATTATTCTAGCCGCCTTTAATCTTTTACTAACACTTCTTCCTCTTCACTCCTTCACTCTTCTCTTTTCTCATACTACTAATATTTGCTtcaatttattaattaagtaaACACTTATAAATATTCAAGGAATTTCTGTGACAGTTTGTAGGGAAGAtcttttaatattattaaatttattttaaataaataactaatttgAAAGTGTACCCTCTATATATATTAATCattaaaaaagataataaacGATTTAGATCATATACTCCATGACATTTTGTATTTCTCTGACCTATGAAGTAGTTGTGAAGATGGAGGTCATTAGACTATTTTGTCACCTTTGCATGTCACAATCAACAAGAATTAGAGAGGTCGTCAAGGTAATTGGTTGCCTTATTTTTGTTAATTGTAGACAGTACATAAGTCCATTAATAATTTGTGAacgaatgaagaagaaagaaggagacAAAACTTGTTTTTGTAGGAACTAAAGGTGGGCGCCACCTCTCAAGTGAGATGATGTTCACGTATTTTAGGTAAATACTATTGTGTTGGTGAATGTTTTGTGAACGACGTCGTGGGTCGCTAGTCTTGCAAGGATTCCAATCTCTAGAGCTTTACATTACCGAGATGGAAGGTTCAAGATGAGCTtcaatgaagatgaagaagactaaggagtttagaagaaaaattaagGATTAAAGAGATTTGAGGTGTTTGAGCATTTTagtaggaaaaaaaataaaggaaaaagttGAAATGATTTGGGTTGTGAATTACGAAGTATTTTGTGTATTGTGAATGATTATATTTGGAACaagtttttttaatatttaacaTATTTTCATTGTAGTATTTGTTCAATTATTTTCGAATTTGTCGTATTAACAACTAAAAATAGATTTCACCATTTATGAAGTAAACTtgtaaattttctatttttctagTGTATTTTAGTCAAAATTCAAAAATTGtgttaataaaaaaagattaaatatttaaaagatttaTTGACAAGAGATAATGTAATAAATGATATTCTAAGAacaatgctttttttttttttatatattttaaaatattacaaaatttaaagGCGAGAGACAATCTATCAAAAGATTCAAAGTGTCCTAAAAAGTGTTTACATCTGATAACAAAATACTATgtgaaatattaattatacGCCGACTGTTTCCCCTaatctttctatttataatgGAGCGAAACACTAGATCAATAGTTCACTGCAACCAACTTGTAGACATTGAAAAACCTAAAAAGTTAAACTCTAAAATAACTAGAGTTAGAATTTTTCTGAAATGAATATATGgttcaaatgaaaaaaattagaacACTTGGAAAAGTCATACCAAAAGTTGCAACAGCTGCATCCCTGTATCGAACGCAAATCACAAATATTAAGAACAGGTTTATTACTTTCCGTCCAACTAAATAGTAACCATTACATAAATAAAAAACACTCCCAAATATCCTTAAAGAAAGGAGAGAAGCGTACCAAAAGCACGCTTCTTAAAAGCCTCTATCGCAAGAACAAACATCAGAAAATAATTATTCCCATAAACAAAGCATCTACTAGTCTTTGTAGCTTACCAGTTCCCAATCCCCTCATCTAAACTTCAACTTAGTTTTtcgaaaaaatataataataataataataataattaaaaaaaaatgtagttgCTGGATCCGGTGGTTAAATTTTCAAGTAGGCTGTTCTTTATAACTTAACTTAGAAGGAAATTCTTGGCGTCGCTAAGCTAAATCCTGAATTCTTCAATGGAAGATCATgaccaaaaaagaaaatgaaaaaattacaCTTCATGTccatcaaatttaaatcaaaagtCTGGAATTAAAGGCAAAACAAAGCACATACAATAATCACGACCTTGaaatttgctttttttttttttttttttttttaatatctgtATATGTAATTCCAGGTAAAGATCAAATTGAGTAAGCACCATAACAgtttttaaattacaaacaGAAAAATACAAGCTTGTACAACAATGGTGCGCCAAACTGAATTTTGACATGCCTCTGGTAGATTTGCAGTAATACTGAGTAAATGATGGATCGATCTGTTCAGCTTTGCTCTGAGCCTAATTGAAAAGCACACGCAAGCACATCCACCCTGAATCATACTACTTCACTTTAGAAATTACCAAGTTTCGAGCTAATTTTTCTCAACCCAAAGCAGAAAATAATTGAAGTTTAACAGAAAATGGGAGACAGAGATAATTCACATTCTGTTTCGTATAGCTGAGAATCAAGACTATTCACATTTTATTGACATTTATATGAAATGTAAATGGAGCTTCAATTGTTTCCAGATTCTACTTTAGGTGTTTGACCTACGATAGGACAGGAAAAAGAAACAGTTAATAACTGTTTATAAATTAGCCTGTGTTAATAAACGGCCAACATTGTATACAAGAAGTTCATAGTTGGTTCAGAGAAAGTAAAGGAAGAGTTGGCAAGGTTTTATGGGAGAATTTGAGGGACTTCTAATATGCTATCACCAGATTACAGGGACCAATTTATTAGGATTGTCCAGGGATTTAGAGGAAATTTAGAAGAAACAGACTTTTGGGTTCACTCAAGCAAACAATTCCAAAGTCTTCCCTAACtacgacttcttcttctttttatgaaaattttttaaTAGCCACAATTGGAATATTTCACGTGAAATCCTTTTCTCTAGTTTGGGAGATACCTGATGGCATAACCTATAAGTCTCATCTCATCTATGAAGGTTTTGTTATGTTGATATGTTGTTATCATGCACGATCCTTATACAAGATTGATTTATCCAACGTGAcaatagaagaaagaaatggGAGTAATCAAAGCAAACATGAAAAGTACAGtgacgaaaaaaaaaaacttgaggATGTGAAAAGAGACAAACCAGTCAAGCTGCGCCGAATCTCATGTTATGATCGACAATTACTAGCATTCTAGGGCATACGTTGGAAcctacaatttaaaaaaaaaattagaaaagtaGAAACAAAACAGCCTACAATTTACAAGCCATTTAAAATTATTACAAAGAGAACTTATGAAATAGATCAGAACATTCAATGGCATATCGTGCAGAATAGACATGATATCTTCTCTttcaatataattaatatataataaaatgagCACTTAGGTTAACATCTAATACATAAGACATTGCAATCCATATGGCATAACAAAGTCACCGTGTCCAAAATCCtcatgagaagaaaaaaaaacaaagaaaaatgaagataatTGGTTTAAGCAACAAAAATTTGAGGCGTGAGAGACTGCACTTGTATTCTTGCCAATCTCTAAAATTAAGAGAAGTATGCAGAATAACACTAGCCGCAGTAGTAGAATTTGTTTTGTTGCAAGGGTTTCTTTAGATTGTATTGCTATGGTCATTTGGTTTGGGCTTTGGATGTTTTTGTATTTTCGATTTGGGATTTTGTTgtaactttatattatatcaatgTAAAAAGTTTTGTTTCCTCGTTAAAAGAGCATGAATAGAAAAATTCCACTTAATAATTGCATACACATTGCCAAATGATAATCTGATTCTCCTCATGACTGAAAATTCAAAATTGGTTCCAACATTCAAGTCAATGGCAACCAATTATATATGAGAAATATGGACTAAGCAATATCAGAATATTTTGGTTTGATAAAGTAAGAATATCAAATCAGATTGACAGACACGCCACTCATTTCTACCCTGATaatgaaagaacaaaaaatagACAATATGTGTATGTATAAATATAACTAAAGTCTAACCATTGCTAACTATTCCAAGTTTCCAACAATAGAGCTAACTCAAGAACAACCCAGCATGCCATCCTATAACAAAAAAGTTATCCACTAGGCGTATTTCGTGCTTTGTACCCCTACTTTATTTCTAGCCATCCTACAGTTTACCAATAGGTTGGTTGGTTGGTCGTGTTCCTATATAGTGGTCTGCTACTTAACACATCACTAGAAAGGTGAAATTTCATGCAGAAAAGCTATGCTGGTAACCTGGTACCATCTACATAATATGATATGAACGTAAGAAGAGTTAGGAAGAAGAAAGCATTCCAAGACTGTTTCCTACCTCAAGCATATTTTCATCGAGAAAACCATACGTTGAATGATTAATGGCTTGGGAACTGTCGTATTGGAGGATTCTCAACTTCCCCTCCTGTACGGACAGGCAAAAGAGACATCAAAGTTGCATTAATACTGAAATATAACAGGCAAAATAATTgtattaagatgaaaaaaaatctctattgaaaaaaatatttagaagcTAACCTTAGTCCCGTAGACTACACCACCTCCCACGGAGGGATGAAAGCATGCCACATTTACCTCATCCTCGGCACTTGGAAGAACCCTCACAAGTTCCATGTTAGAAACTCTGTAAACCTAAGTTGTCAAAGCAAGCTTCAGTCAATTAAGGAACATTATAAGGTTATATAGATTGATAGTAATTGAACATTATCATAAATAAACAGCAGCAGACTGAGGCAAACACGAAGGTAACTACAGTGCCATCATAAATATAATGTTGTGATTTATGATTGACACGTAATTGGAAACTAAGGAAACAATGCTCATTTAAGTACAAACACCATGAGGTCTCCAAGATAAAACACCAAATAAAAACTTTCTTGACTGTGTCAGGATTATTGATATGTCGCATATTCTTCAAGAAATTATATATCCAAGAAGTACAAAATCCAATGAATTAGGTctatttaaaaagagaaatggCTAGGACTTAATAGC
It includes:
- the LOC103499473 gene encoding late embryogenesis abundant protein 1, with protein sequence MSNMQQSLNAGQTKGQTQARTEEWMEATKLGPTSEPRDMSSNSAQAQLCANSAQHSTHQRDQEPTSFLQQTGEKMVHMAQGAVDTVKETLGMGDKK